In the genome of Populus trichocarpa isolate Nisqually-1 chromosome 6, P.trichocarpa_v4.1, whole genome shotgun sequence, one region contains:
- the LOC127905510 gene encoding probable LRR receptor-like serine/threonine-protein kinase At3g47570: protein MSFMRVICWVLGVFGPVYHGVLPDGLNIAVKIFNLQVQGRLRSFDTECEIMRNMRHRNLVKIICSCCNLDVKGLVLEYMPKGSLEKWLYSYNYFLDIIQRVNIMIDVASAMEYLHHGYSTPVVHCDLKPSNVLLDEDMVAHVCDFGIGKLSGESESVSQTKTLATIGYMAPEYGLDGLVSNGIDVYGFGIMLMEIFTRKRPTDEMFEGEMSYWSENRCLIQ, encoded by the exons ATGAGTTTCATGAGAGTAATCTGCTGGGTGTTGGGAGTTTTTGGCCCTGTATATCATGGGGTGCTTCCTGACGGGCTAAATATAGCTGTGAAGATTTTTAATCTGCAAGTGCAAGGACGGCTAAGAAGTTTTGACACAGAATGCGAAATCATGCGCAACATGAGACACCGCAACCTTGTGAAGATTATTTGCAGTTGCTGTAATCTTGATGTCAAGGGCCTGGTCCTGGAGTACATGCCTAAAGGAAGCTTGGAGAAATGGTTATACTCTTACAACTACTTCTTAGATATCATTCAAAGAGTGAACATTATGATAGATGTCGCATCTGCCATGGAGTATCTCCATCACGGTTATTCAACTCCTGTGGTGCATTGTGATTTGAAGCCGAGCAATGTGTTGCTAGATGAAGACATGGTTGCGCATGTATGCGACTTTGGCATTGGAAAACTCTCGGGTGAAAGTGAGTCCGTTTCACAAACCAAGACCCTTGCCACAATAGGGTACATGGCACCAG AGTATGGACTGGACGGACTTGTGTCCAACGGGATTGATGTCTACGGCTTTGGAATCATGTTGATGGAAATCTTCACGCGGAAAAGGCCTACCGATGAAATGTTCGAGGGAGAGATGAGCTATTGGTCAGAGAATCGTTGCCTGATTCAGTAA